A genome region from Accipiter gentilis chromosome 13, bAccGen1.1, whole genome shotgun sequence includes the following:
- the TBC1D4 gene encoding TBC1 domain family member 4 isoform X6, with amino-acid sequence MPFRMALNGVLWSAKATPVLLGVLHQIALVRLSDGEGKKRTSTVCSSESLNAVGATLTPRRISWRRRIFLQVASPMNKSPSKMQHPDGHDGSELLPLSPLAPPLEEDPFVLVLQNEDGPDKTGERKNSEELQSLWRKAIHQQILLLRMEKENQKLEASRDELQSRKVKLDYDEVGTCQKDVINVWDKKLLNCRAKIRCDMEDIHSTLKEGVPKSRRGEIWQFLAVQHRVRHRLPNKQQPPDVSYKELLKQLTAQQHAILVDLGRTFPTHPYFSAHLGAGQLSLFNLLKAYSLLDKEVGYCQGISFVAGVLLLHMSEEQAFEMLKFLMYDLGFRKQYRPDMMSLQIQMYQLSRLLHDYHRDLYNHLEENEISPSLYAAPWFLTLFASQFPLGFVARVFDIIFLQGTEVIFKVALSLLSSQETSIMGCESFENIVDFLKTAIPDMTQPQMEKIITQVFEMDISKQLHAYEVEYHVLQDELQENVNPCDEGEPLEKLERANSHLKRQNMDLLEKLQVAHAKIQSLESSLETILTRENKMKTVIQSLEQEKITYQKTLEQIMKYLPAEALSDCELLLKEVNYNPNNKIK; translated from the exons ATGCCATTTAGAATGGCACTGAATGGAGTGTTGTGGTCTGCTAAAGCAACACCTGTGCTTTTAGGTGTATTGCATCAGATCGCCCTTGTAAGACTAAG tgatggggagggaaagaaaagaacatcaACTGTCTGCAGCAGTGAATCTCTAAATGCTGTGGGGGCCACACTCACACCTCGCCGCATCTCCTGGCGGCGAAGAATATTCCTGCAGGTAGCTTCACCTATGAATAAATCTCCTTCCAAGATGCAGCATCCAG ATGGTCATGATGGAAGTGAATTGTTACCGTTATCCCCTCTTGCTCCACCCCTGGAGGAGGACCCTTTTGTTCTAGTATTGCAAAATGAGGATGGTCCAGATAAaactggagagaggaaaaactcAGAAGAACTACAAAGTCTGTGGAGAAAAGCCATCCATCAACAAATTCTGTTACTtcgaatggaaaaagaaaaccagaagctGGAAG CAAGCAGAGATGAGCTTCAATCAAGAAAAGTAAAACTGGACTATGATGAAGTTGGTACATGTCAGAAAGATGTCATAAATGTTTGGGATAAGAAGTTACTAAACTGCAGAGCCAAAATCCGATGTGACATGGAAGATATTCATTCCACTTTGAAAGAAG GCGTACCAAAAAGTCGTCGGGGAGAAATTTGGCAGTTTTTGGCTGTGCAACATCGAGTCAGACACAGACTGCCAAACAAGCAGCAGCCTCCTGATGTCTCTTACAAAGAACTTCTAAAACAACTGACTGCTCAACAGCATGCCATCCTTGTAGATCTAG GACGGACATTCCCTACGCATCCTTACTTTTCTGCCCACCTGGGAGCAGGACAGCTATCACTCTTTAATCTCCTGAAAGCATACTCTTTGCTGGACAAAGAAGTGGGTTATTGTCAAGGTATCAGCTTTGTAGCTGGAGTGCTGCTTCTACACATGAGTGAAGAACAGGcctttgaaatgctgaaattcctCATGTATGACCTTGGGTTCCGTAAACAGTACAGGCCAGACATGATGTCGCTACAG ATTCAGATGTATCAGCTCTCAAGGCTTCTTCATGATTATCACAGAGACCTATATAATCatcttgaagaaaatgaaatcagcCCCAGTCTTTATGCTGCACCGTGGTTTCTTACACTGTTCGCATCTCAGTTTCCATTAGGATTTGTAGCCAGAGTATTTG acattatttttcttcaaggaaCGGAAGTCATATTTAAAGTAGCACTGAGCCTACTTAGCAGTCAAGAAACATCTATAATGGGATGTGAGAGTTTTGAGAACATTGTTGATTTTCTTAAAACCGCTATTCCAGATATGACTCAGCctcaaatggaaaaaattattacTCAG GTGTTTGAGATGGATATTTCAAAACAGCTCCATGCCTATGAAGTAGAGTACCATGTTCTTCAGGATGAACTGCAGGAAAATGTGAATCCCTGTGATGAAGGTGAACCCCTGGAGAAGCTGGAGAGGGCAAACAGTCATCTGAAGAGACAAAACATGGATTTGTTGGAGAAGCTACAG GTTGCTCATGCTAAAATTCAGAGTCTGGAATCCAGCCTGGAGACTATTTTGACTcgagaaaacaaaatgaaaactgtaatTCAGTCCCTGGAACAGGAGAAGATAACATATCAAAAGACTCTTGAGCAGATAATGAAGTATTTGCCAGCAGAAGCATTGTCTGACTGTGAACTGCTCCTGAAGGAAGTAAACTACaatccaaataataaaataaaataa
- the TBC1D4 gene encoding TBC1 domain family member 4 isoform X7 encodes MEDIHSTLKEGVPKSRRGEIWQFLAVQHRVRHRLPNKQQPPDVSYKELLKQLTAQQHAILVDLGRTFPTHPYFSAHLGAGQLSLFNLLKAYSLLDKEVGYCQGISFVAGVLLLHMSEEQAFEMLKFLMYDLGFRKQYRPDMMSLQIQMYQLSRLLHDYHRDLYNHLEENEISPSLYAAPWFLTLFASQFPLGFVARVFDIIFLQGTEVIFKVALSLLSSQETSIMGCESFENIVDFLKTAIPDMTQPQMEKIITQVFEMDISKQLHAYEVEYHVLQDELQENVNPCDEGEPLEKLERANSHLKRQNMDLLEKLQVAHAKIQSLESSLETILTRENKMKTVIQSLEQEKITYQKTLEQIMKYLPAEALSDCELLLKEVNYNPNNKIK; translated from the exons ATGGAAGATATTCATTCCACTTTGAAAGAAG GCGTACCAAAAAGTCGTCGGGGAGAAATTTGGCAGTTTTTGGCTGTGCAACATCGAGTCAGACACAGACTGCCAAACAAGCAGCAGCCTCCTGATGTCTCTTACAAAGAACTTCTAAAACAACTGACTGCTCAACAGCATGCCATCCTTGTAGATCTAG GACGGACATTCCCTACGCATCCTTACTTTTCTGCCCACCTGGGAGCAGGACAGCTATCACTCTTTAATCTCCTGAAAGCATACTCTTTGCTGGACAAAGAAGTGGGTTATTGTCAAGGTATCAGCTTTGTAGCTGGAGTGCTGCTTCTACACATGAGTGAAGAACAGGcctttgaaatgctgaaattcctCATGTATGACCTTGGGTTCCGTAAACAGTACAGGCCAGACATGATGTCGCTACAG ATTCAGATGTATCAGCTCTCAAGGCTTCTTCATGATTATCACAGAGACCTATATAATCatcttgaagaaaatgaaatcagcCCCAGTCTTTATGCTGCACCGTGGTTTCTTACACTGTTCGCATCTCAGTTTCCATTAGGATTTGTAGCCAGAGTATTTG acattatttttcttcaaggaaCGGAAGTCATATTTAAAGTAGCACTGAGCCTACTTAGCAGTCAAGAAACATCTATAATGGGATGTGAGAGTTTTGAGAACATTGTTGATTTTCTTAAAACCGCTATTCCAGATATGACTCAGCctcaaatggaaaaaattattacTCAG GTGTTTGAGATGGATATTTCAAAACAGCTCCATGCCTATGAAGTAGAGTACCATGTTCTTCAGGATGAACTGCAGGAAAATGTGAATCCCTGTGATGAAGGTGAACCCCTGGAGAAGCTGGAGAGGGCAAACAGTCATCTGAAGAGACAAAACATGGATTTGTTGGAGAAGCTACAG GTTGCTCATGCTAAAATTCAGAGTCTGGAATCCAGCCTGGAGACTATTTTGACTcgagaaaacaaaatgaaaactgtaatTCAGTCCCTGGAACAGGAGAAGATAACATATCAAAAGACTCTTGAGCAGATAATGAAGTATTTGCCAGCAGAAGCATTGTCTGACTGTGAACTGCTCCTGAAGGAAGTAAACTACaatccaaataataaaataaaataa
- the TBC1D4 gene encoding TBC1 domain family member 4 isoform X4, translating into MQIPDASPGDSPPATPPASPVSSAWQPFPEEDSDSPQFRRRAHTFSHPPSSAKRRITFQNGRSQSVRSPLLRQSCIETTSDGEGKKRTSTVCSSESLNAVGATLTPRRISWRRRIFLQVASPMNKSPSKMQHPDGHDGSELLPLSPLAPPLEEDPFVLVLQNEDGPDKTGERKNSEELQSLWRKAIHQQILLLRMEKENQKLEASRDELQSRKVKLDYDEVGTCQKDVINVWDKKLLNCRAKIRCDMEDIHSTLKEGVPKSRRGEIWQFLAVQHRVRHRLPNKQQPPDVSYKELLKQLTAQQHAILVDLGRTFPTHPYFSAHLGAGQLSLFNLLKAYSLLDKEVGYCQGISFVAGVLLLHMSEEQAFEMLKFLMYDLGFRKQYRPDMMSLQIQMYQLSRLLHDYHRDLYNHLEENEISPSLYAAPWFLTLFASQFPLGFVARVFDIIFLQGTEVIFKVALSLLSSQETSIMGCESFENIVDFLKTAIPDMTQPQMEKIITQVFEMDISKQLHAYEVEYHVLQDELQENVNPCDEGEPLEKLERANSHLKRQNMDLLEKLQVAHAKIQSLESSLETILTRENKMKTVIQSLEQEKITYQKTLEQIMKYLPAEALSDCELLLKEVNYNPNNKIK; encoded by the exons ATGCAGATCCCT GACGCTTCGCCGGGCGATTCTCCGCCAGCTACTCCTCCAGCGTCCCCCGTGTCCTCGGCCTGGCAGCCGTTTCCCGAGGAAGACTCGGACTCCCCCCAGTTCAGGAGGCGTGCGCACACCTTCAGCCACCCCCCCTCCAGCGCCAAGCGGAGGATAACCTTCCAGAACGGGAGGTCCCAGAGCGTCCGCTCCCCGCTGCTGCGGCAGAGCTGCATCGAGACGACAAG tgatggggagggaaagaaaagaacatcaACTGTCTGCAGCAGTGAATCTCTAAATGCTGTGGGGGCCACACTCACACCTCGCCGCATCTCCTGGCGGCGAAGAATATTCCTGCAGGTAGCTTCACCTATGAATAAATCTCCTTCCAAGATGCAGCATCCAG ATGGTCATGATGGAAGTGAATTGTTACCGTTATCCCCTCTTGCTCCACCCCTGGAGGAGGACCCTTTTGTTCTAGTATTGCAAAATGAGGATGGTCCAGATAAaactggagagaggaaaaactcAGAAGAACTACAAAGTCTGTGGAGAAAAGCCATCCATCAACAAATTCTGTTACTtcgaatggaaaaagaaaaccagaagctGGAAG CAAGCAGAGATGAGCTTCAATCAAGAAAAGTAAAACTGGACTATGATGAAGTTGGTACATGTCAGAAAGATGTCATAAATGTTTGGGATAAGAAGTTACTAAACTGCAGAGCCAAAATCCGATGTGACATGGAAGATATTCATTCCACTTTGAAAGAAG GCGTACCAAAAAGTCGTCGGGGAGAAATTTGGCAGTTTTTGGCTGTGCAACATCGAGTCAGACACAGACTGCCAAACAAGCAGCAGCCTCCTGATGTCTCTTACAAAGAACTTCTAAAACAACTGACTGCTCAACAGCATGCCATCCTTGTAGATCTAG GACGGACATTCCCTACGCATCCTTACTTTTCTGCCCACCTGGGAGCAGGACAGCTATCACTCTTTAATCTCCTGAAAGCATACTCTTTGCTGGACAAAGAAGTGGGTTATTGTCAAGGTATCAGCTTTGTAGCTGGAGTGCTGCTTCTACACATGAGTGAAGAACAGGcctttgaaatgctgaaattcctCATGTATGACCTTGGGTTCCGTAAACAGTACAGGCCAGACATGATGTCGCTACAG ATTCAGATGTATCAGCTCTCAAGGCTTCTTCATGATTATCACAGAGACCTATATAATCatcttgaagaaaatgaaatcagcCCCAGTCTTTATGCTGCACCGTGGTTTCTTACACTGTTCGCATCTCAGTTTCCATTAGGATTTGTAGCCAGAGTATTTG acattatttttcttcaaggaaCGGAAGTCATATTTAAAGTAGCACTGAGCCTACTTAGCAGTCAAGAAACATCTATAATGGGATGTGAGAGTTTTGAGAACATTGTTGATTTTCTTAAAACCGCTATTCCAGATATGACTCAGCctcaaatggaaaaaattattacTCAG GTGTTTGAGATGGATATTTCAAAACAGCTCCATGCCTATGAAGTAGAGTACCATGTTCTTCAGGATGAACTGCAGGAAAATGTGAATCCCTGTGATGAAGGTGAACCCCTGGAGAAGCTGGAGAGGGCAAACAGTCATCTGAAGAGACAAAACATGGATTTGTTGGAGAAGCTACAG GTTGCTCATGCTAAAATTCAGAGTCTGGAATCCAGCCTGGAGACTATTTTGACTcgagaaaacaaaatgaaaactgtaatTCAGTCCCTGGAACAGGAGAAGATAACATATCAAAAGACTCTTGAGCAGATAATGAAGTATTTGCCAGCAGAAGCATTGTCTGACTGTGAACTGCTCCTGAAGGAAGTAAACTACaatccaaataataaaataaaataa
- the TBC1D4 gene encoding TBC1 domain family member 4 isoform X5: protein MPRDASPGDSPPATPPASPVSSAWQPFPEEDSDSPQFRRRAHTFSHPPSSAKRRITFQNGRSQSVRSPLLRQSCIETTSDGEGKKRTSTVCSSESLNAVGATLTPRRISWRRRIFLQVASPMNKSPSKMQHPDGHDGSELLPLSPLAPPLEEDPFVLVLQNEDGPDKTGERKNSEELQSLWRKAIHQQILLLRMEKENQKLEASRDELQSRKVKLDYDEVGTCQKDVINVWDKKLLNCRAKIRCDMEDIHSTLKEGVPKSRRGEIWQFLAVQHRVRHRLPNKQQPPDVSYKELLKQLTAQQHAILVDLGRTFPTHPYFSAHLGAGQLSLFNLLKAYSLLDKEVGYCQGISFVAGVLLLHMSEEQAFEMLKFLMYDLGFRKQYRPDMMSLQIQMYQLSRLLHDYHRDLYNHLEENEISPSLYAAPWFLTLFASQFPLGFVARVFDIIFLQGTEVIFKVALSLLSSQETSIMGCESFENIVDFLKTAIPDMTQPQMEKIITQVFEMDISKQLHAYEVEYHVLQDELQENVNPCDEGEPLEKLERANSHLKRQNMDLLEKLQVAHAKIQSLESSLETILTRENKMKTVIQSLEQEKITYQKTLEQIMKYLPAEALSDCELLLKEVNYNPNNKIK, encoded by the exons ATGCCTAGA GACGCTTCGCCGGGCGATTCTCCGCCAGCTACTCCTCCAGCGTCCCCCGTGTCCTCGGCCTGGCAGCCGTTTCCCGAGGAAGACTCGGACTCCCCCCAGTTCAGGAGGCGTGCGCACACCTTCAGCCACCCCCCCTCCAGCGCCAAGCGGAGGATAACCTTCCAGAACGGGAGGTCCCAGAGCGTCCGCTCCCCGCTGCTGCGGCAGAGCTGCATCGAGACGACAAG tgatggggagggaaagaaaagaacatcaACTGTCTGCAGCAGTGAATCTCTAAATGCTGTGGGGGCCACACTCACACCTCGCCGCATCTCCTGGCGGCGAAGAATATTCCTGCAGGTAGCTTCACCTATGAATAAATCTCCTTCCAAGATGCAGCATCCAG ATGGTCATGATGGAAGTGAATTGTTACCGTTATCCCCTCTTGCTCCACCCCTGGAGGAGGACCCTTTTGTTCTAGTATTGCAAAATGAGGATGGTCCAGATAAaactggagagaggaaaaactcAGAAGAACTACAAAGTCTGTGGAGAAAAGCCATCCATCAACAAATTCTGTTACTtcgaatggaaaaagaaaaccagaagctGGAAG CAAGCAGAGATGAGCTTCAATCAAGAAAAGTAAAACTGGACTATGATGAAGTTGGTACATGTCAGAAAGATGTCATAAATGTTTGGGATAAGAAGTTACTAAACTGCAGAGCCAAAATCCGATGTGACATGGAAGATATTCATTCCACTTTGAAAGAAG GCGTACCAAAAAGTCGTCGGGGAGAAATTTGGCAGTTTTTGGCTGTGCAACATCGAGTCAGACACAGACTGCCAAACAAGCAGCAGCCTCCTGATGTCTCTTACAAAGAACTTCTAAAACAACTGACTGCTCAACAGCATGCCATCCTTGTAGATCTAG GACGGACATTCCCTACGCATCCTTACTTTTCTGCCCACCTGGGAGCAGGACAGCTATCACTCTTTAATCTCCTGAAAGCATACTCTTTGCTGGACAAAGAAGTGGGTTATTGTCAAGGTATCAGCTTTGTAGCTGGAGTGCTGCTTCTACACATGAGTGAAGAACAGGcctttgaaatgctgaaattcctCATGTATGACCTTGGGTTCCGTAAACAGTACAGGCCAGACATGATGTCGCTACAG ATTCAGATGTATCAGCTCTCAAGGCTTCTTCATGATTATCACAGAGACCTATATAATCatcttgaagaaaatgaaatcagcCCCAGTCTTTATGCTGCACCGTGGTTTCTTACACTGTTCGCATCTCAGTTTCCATTAGGATTTGTAGCCAGAGTATTTG acattatttttcttcaaggaaCGGAAGTCATATTTAAAGTAGCACTGAGCCTACTTAGCAGTCAAGAAACATCTATAATGGGATGTGAGAGTTTTGAGAACATTGTTGATTTTCTTAAAACCGCTATTCCAGATATGACTCAGCctcaaatggaaaaaattattacTCAG GTGTTTGAGATGGATATTTCAAAACAGCTCCATGCCTATGAAGTAGAGTACCATGTTCTTCAGGATGAACTGCAGGAAAATGTGAATCCCTGTGATGAAGGTGAACCCCTGGAGAAGCTGGAGAGGGCAAACAGTCATCTGAAGAGACAAAACATGGATTTGTTGGAGAAGCTACAG GTTGCTCATGCTAAAATTCAGAGTCTGGAATCCAGCCTGGAGACTATTTTGACTcgagaaaacaaaatgaaaactgtaatTCAGTCCCTGGAACAGGAGAAGATAACATATCAAAAGACTCTTGAGCAGATAATGAAGTATTTGCCAGCAGAAGCATTGTCTGACTGTGAACTGCTCCTGAAGGAAGTAAACTACaatccaaataataaaataaaataa